In Vicinamibacteria bacterium, the following proteins share a genomic window:
- a CDS encoding AbgT family transporter, which yields MKLKLPHTYVLLFALVVAAALATHVIPAGEYERVDRGGRTVVDPASYQEARSDPASVADVFLAFPRGLSATADIVFFIFIIGGAFGVVNATGAIEGAIEWIIAKGGRGERVIPVLMLVFALAGGSLGMAEETLVFLPALLVLSRRLGYDAITAGAVGLVGAGAGFAGAFMNPFTVGVAQGIAELPLFSGIGYRLVVWVVVTSLAIFHVMRYSARVRSAPQVSEPSSMRGLKRRHILVLLLLAATVGAFVVGALQWGWGLLELSGVFVAVTFLAGWLGGLGADEIAENFIEGAAGITTGALVVGLARGVLVIFDGALVTDTILHALAGAVENLPRSASVVGIYLVQVLLNFIVPSGSGQAALSIPILAPLGDLVGVTRQTTVLAYQFGDGFTNVLTPTQGYFMAGLAMIGVKWTDWVRFIWPLQCLWLIAGLVLLLTAHAMQYGPF from the coding sequence ATGAAGCTCAAGCTCCCGCATACCTACGTCCTTCTCTTCGCGCTCGTCGTGGCCGCGGCCCTCGCGACGCACGTCATTCCCGCCGGAGAGTATGAGCGCGTAGATCGTGGTGGCCGCACCGTCGTCGATCCGGCCTCTTATCAGGAAGCTCGCTCCGATCCCGCGAGCGTTGCCGACGTCTTCCTGGCCTTCCCTCGAGGCCTGAGCGCTACCGCCGACATCGTGTTCTTTATCTTCATCATCGGCGGCGCCTTCGGAGTGGTGAACGCGACGGGCGCCATCGAGGGCGCCATCGAATGGATCATCGCCAAAGGCGGTCGTGGAGAGCGGGTCATACCCGTCTTGATGCTCGTCTTCGCCCTCGCTGGAGGAAGCCTCGGTATGGCGGAAGAGACTCTCGTGTTCCTTCCGGCGCTCCTCGTACTCTCGCGACGGCTCGGCTATGACGCGATCACCGCGGGCGCGGTCGGCCTCGTTGGCGCGGGAGCGGGATTCGCGGGAGCGTTCATGAACCCGTTCACCGTGGGTGTCGCTCAGGGAATCGCCGAGCTGCCTCTATTTTCGGGAATCGGCTATCGGCTCGTCGTCTGGGTCGTCGTGACATCGCTCGCCATCTTTCACGTGATGCGGTACTCCGCGCGCGTGCGCAGCGCGCCCCAGGTCAGCGAGCCATCCTCCATGCGCGGTCTGAAACGCCGCCACATCCTCGTACTCCTGCTGTTGGCAGCGACCGTCGGAGCCTTCGTCGTCGGAGCTCTCCAATGGGGCTGGGGCCTTCTGGAGCTGAGCGGCGTCTTCGTCGCGGTGACGTTCCTCGCTGGTTGGCTCGGAGGCCTCGGAGCGGATGAGATCGCCGAGAATTTCATCGAAGGCGCGGCCGGTATCACCACCGGCGCTCTCGTGGTTGGGCTCGCCCGCGGCGTGCTGGTAATCTTCGACGGCGCCCTGGTGACGGATACCATCTTGCACGCGCTCGCGGGCGCGGTCGAGAACCTGCCACGCTCGGCGAGCGTCGTCGGCATCTATCTCGTGCAGGTGCTTTTGAACTTCATCGTGCCCTCGGGAAGCGGTCAGGCGGCGCTTTCCATCCCAATCCTCGCGCCGCTCGGCGATCTCGTCGGCGTGACCCGGCAAACCACCGTGCTCGCCTACCAGTTCGGGGACGGATTCACGAACGTGCTCACCCCGACCCAGGGCTACTTCATGGCGGGGCTCGCCATGATAGGCGTCAAGTGGACCGATTGGGTTCGGTTCATCTGGCCACTCCAGTGTCTCTGGTTGATTGCCGGCCTGGTGCTGCTCCTCACCGCCCACGCGATGCAGTACGGCCCGTTCTAG
- a CDS encoding STAS domain-containing protein — protein MSLNLRNEDTRPFAKTMFLEGRLDTNTAGGFDTELDTVLESPIKVLVLDLGELEYLSSAGIRSLYRAQKLMKGRGGKTLIVNPRPSVKKVFDIVKAVDLSSVFASVKELDDYLDVIQQKGETE, from the coding sequence ATGTCGCTGAACCTACGCAACGAGGATACGCGCCCGTTCGCAAAGACGATGTTTCTCGAGGGACGGCTCGACACCAACACCGCCGGGGGCTTCGACACCGAGTTGGACACGGTGTTGGAATCGCCCATCAAGGTATTGGTGCTCGATCTGGGCGAGCTGGAATACCTCAGCAGCGCCGGTATTCGCTCCCTATACCGCGCCCAAAAACTCATGAAGGGACGCGGCGGCAAGACGCTCATCGTCAATCCTCGCCCTTCGGTCAAGAAAGTCTTCGACATCGTGAAGGCGGTCGACTTGAGCTCCGTTTTCGCCAGCGTCAAAGAGCTCGACGACTACCTGGATGTCATTCAGCAGAAAGGCGAAACGGAGTGA
- a CDS encoding aldolase: MMNEGNARIELAAAYRLAVRHDLCEGINNHFTARAGEDRFLVIPHGLHWSEVTASRLLLVDGQGNVHGGEGEVEPSALYIHSRILRARPEAGAVLHTHQTYATAITSLDNGRLLPVSQNALRFHGRIAYDDNYQGAADHDAEGERLASILGTKDVLFHANHGVIVVGPSVAKAYDDLYFLERAAKVQILAQATGKPLRFVPDDVARVYVRPDRPNNLDKQAEEHFAALKRILDRDEPDYAS, translated from the coding sequence ATGATGAACGAGGGCAACGCCCGCATCGAGCTCGCCGCGGCCTATCGACTCGCGGTTCGACACGATTTGTGCGAAGGGATCAACAATCACTTCACCGCCCGGGCGGGGGAGGACCGCTTTCTCGTCATTCCTCACGGTCTTCATTGGAGCGAGGTCACGGCGAGTCGGCTTCTCCTCGTCGACGGCCAGGGGAACGTCCATGGAGGCGAGGGCGAGGTCGAGCCCTCGGCGCTCTACATCCATTCGCGCATCTTGCGTGCGCGGCCCGAGGCGGGGGCGGTGCTCCACACGCATCAAACCTACGCAACGGCGATCACCTCGCTCGACAACGGGCGGCTCCTTCCCGTGAGCCAGAACGCTCTCCGCTTTCACGGACGCATCGCCTACGACGATAACTATCAGGGGGCCGCGGACCACGACGCCGAAGGAGAGAGACTAGCGTCGATCTTGGGCACGAAGGATGTGCTGTTTCACGCGAATCACGGTGTCATCGTGGTTGGCCCGAGCGTCGCCAAGGCCTACGACGATCTCTACTTTCTCGAGCGCGCCGCCAAGGTGCAGATTCTCGCTCAGGCGACGGGCAAGCCCCTCCGCTTCGTGCCCGACGACGTCGCTCGCGTCTACGTGCGTCCGGACCGTCCCAACAACCTGGACAAGCAGGCCGAGGAGCACTTCGCTGCGCTGAAGCGGATTCTCGATCGAGACGAGCCCGACTACGCGAGCTGA
- the gltX gene encoding glutamate--tRNA ligase, producing MDTSRVRVRVAPSPTGDPHVGTAYQALLNYAFARKKGGAFILRIEDTDRARSSPESERRILESLSWLGLSWDEGPDVGGPHAPYRQSERLAIYREHVERLLALGQAYRCFCSRERLEEMRAANRDEKHFPGYDRHCREIPLERAEARKDEPHVVRMKVPLDGECRMVDLLRGEIVKDWATVDDQVILKSDGYPTYHLANVVDDHLMEITHVIRGEEWINSVPKHLMLYEMFGWQPPVFCHLPLLRNNDANKSKLSKRKNPTSIDYYRRAGFLPEAMVNFMGILGWTRAEGEEKFSRDEFVEHFVLEALSLGGPVFDVEKLRWLNARYIREDYDAQGLVALLRQWALSDESLERIAPLAQPRLETLSDWGYLTAFFFADGVPLDPSELTLKGKTREELAGVFQTAIWLLESARDFSDDAIEAVFRELAAKRDVKLRDLTRPFYVAMTGSPASTPLFRSMQLLGLDLVRMRLRRAIEALGGLSAKRTKELERDYLRTFEPILDRRDET from the coding sequence ATGGACACGAGCCGGGTTCGTGTACGCGTGGCCCCGTCACCCACGGGTGACCCCCACGTCGGAACGGCCTATCAGGCTCTCTTGAACTACGCTTTCGCTCGCAAGAAGGGCGGCGCCTTCATCTTGCGCATCGAGGACACGGATCGAGCCCGGTCCTCGCCGGAATCCGAGAGGAGGATTCTCGAGTCCTTGTCCTGGCTCGGCCTTTCGTGGGACGAGGGGCCGGACGTCGGAGGACCTCATGCTCCGTACCGCCAGAGTGAAAGGCTCGCCATCTACCGGGAGCACGTCGAGCGTCTGCTCGCCTTAGGACAAGCCTACCGGTGTTTCTGTTCCCGGGAGCGTCTGGAAGAGATGCGCGCCGCGAATCGCGACGAGAAGCATTTTCCCGGCTACGATCGGCATTGTCGCGAGATCCCCCTGGAGCGCGCCGAGGCGCGCAAGGATGAGCCCCACGTGGTTCGAATGAAGGTCCCGCTCGATGGCGAATGCCGGATGGTCGACCTCCTGCGGGGAGAGATCGTGAAGGATTGGGCGACGGTCGACGATCAGGTCATCCTCAAATCGGATGGATATCCGACCTATCATCTCGCGAACGTGGTGGACGATCACTTGATGGAGATCACCCACGTCATTCGTGGGGAAGAGTGGATCAACTCGGTTCCGAAACACCTGATGCTCTACGAGATGTTCGGCTGGCAGCCCCCGGTGTTTTGCCATCTGCCGCTTCTGCGGAACAACGACGCCAACAAGTCGAAGCTCTCCAAGCGCAAGAACCCGACTTCGATCGACTACTATCGTAGAGCGGGATTCCTCCCCGAGGCGATGGTGAACTTCATGGGCATCCTCGGCTGGACCCGGGCAGAGGGCGAAGAGAAGTTCTCCCGCGACGAGTTCGTCGAGCACTTCGTGCTCGAGGCGCTTTCGCTCGGAGGCCCCGTTTTCGATGTCGAAAAGCTCAGGTGGTTGAACGCTCGCTACATACGTGAAGACTACGACGCCCAAGGGCTCGTCGCTCTTCTCCGTCAGTGGGCCCTGTCCGACGAGTCTCTCGAGCGCATCGCGCCGCTCGCGCAGCCTCGGCTGGAGACGCTCTCCGACTGGGGCTACCTCACGGCATTCTTTTTCGCCGACGGGGTTCCGCTGGATCCCTCGGAGCTGACGCTCAAAGGCAAGACTCGTGAAGAGCTGGCGGGGGTCTTCCAGACGGCGATTTGGCTCCTGGAGTCGGCCCGGGATTTCTCGGACGACGCCATCGAAGCGGTCTTTCGCGAGCTCGCGGCGAAGCGCGACGTCAAACTGAGAGATCTCACCCGCCCGTTTTACGTGGCGATGACCGGTTCCCCGGCGTCCACGCCGCTCTTCCGTTCGATGCAGCTCCTGGGCCTCGACCTCGTGCGGATGCGGCTGCGCCGGGCCATCGAGGCTCTCGGAGGGCTATCGGCCAAGCGGACGAAGGAGCTGGAGCGCGACTATCTACGGACTTTCGAGCCTATCCTCGATCGCAGGGACGAGACGTAA
- a CDS encoding M20 family metallopeptidase: MTRSIDLEGAIAAAGIVDLASRLVQIPSHPGIDRQEEGVVRALEGFLVEAGLFCRLVEVAPGRPNLYCTLDSGRSGRHLMLCGHTDTVPLNAAGPGVGFSGEIRDGHLLGRGSADMKGALAAMAGTLVALHRAGALETGAVTLAAVIDEEMESLGAEHLVGTGERADAAIVGEATSNEIAIGHRGLEWLEIELRGRSAHGGAPEAGVSAIRAAARFIDRAERELAPRFAARAHPVLGPPTLNVGTIRGGDQPSTVPAKCVLRVDRRTVPGESFQDVVRELQELLRAVESEMEGLRSAVRRMPGGMATLEHVALVTEPSHPIVRSAEEARREVLGDTGRLTTFPAWSDGALLSRFGGIPSIILGPGKLSLAHSPFESVPVEDLLDAARIYALTATLFCSP, from the coding sequence CTGACCCGCTCCATCGATCTCGAGGGCGCCATCGCCGCTGCCGGCATCGTCGATCTGGCATCGAGGCTCGTCCAGATCCCGAGCCACCCCGGCATCGACCGCCAGGAAGAGGGAGTCGTCAGGGCTCTCGAAGGCTTCCTCGTAGAAGCGGGGCTCTTCTGCCGTCTGGTGGAAGTGGCCCCGGGCCGCCCCAATCTTTACTGCACCCTCGATAGCGGGAGATCGGGACGCCATCTGATGCTGTGCGGCCACACCGACACCGTCCCATTGAACGCCGCCGGGCCGGGGGTCGGGTTTTCCGGCGAGATTCGCGACGGTCACCTTCTCGGCCGTGGTTCCGCGGACATGAAAGGTGCGCTCGCGGCGATGGCGGGTACGCTGGTCGCGCTTCACCGAGCGGGCGCCCTGGAGACGGGAGCCGTGACTCTGGCCGCGGTCATCGACGAGGAGATGGAAAGCCTGGGCGCCGAGCACCTCGTCGGGACCGGAGAGCGCGCCGACGCCGCGATCGTGGGTGAGGCGACGAGCAACGAGATCGCCATCGGTCATCGAGGGCTCGAATGGCTCGAGATCGAGCTTCGCGGTCGCTCCGCCCATGGTGGTGCGCCCGAGGCGGGCGTGAGCGCGATTCGCGCCGCCGCGCGCTTCATCGACAGGGCCGAGCGGGAGCTTGCTCCGCGATTCGCCGCGAGAGCTCATCCGGTGCTGGGCCCCCCGACACTGAACGTCGGCACGATTCGAGGAGGCGACCAGCCCTCGACCGTTCCGGCAAAGTGCGTTCTCAGAGTGGACCGGCGTACGGTTCCTGGCGAGAGCTTTCAGGACGTCGTCAGGGAGCTTCAGGAACTGCTCCGGGCCGTAGAGTCCGAGATGGAGGGTCTCAGATCCGCCGTGCGCAGGATGCCGGGGGGGATGGCGACGCTCGAGCACGTGGCACTCGTGACCGAGCCCTCGCACCCCATCGTTCGGTCGGCCGAGGAGGCACGGCGGGAAGTGCTGGGCGATACGGGGCGACTCACCACGTTTCCCGCGTGGTCGGATGGAGCCCTCCTCTCGCGGTTCGGCGGGATTCCCTCCATCATTCTGGGGCCGGGAAAGCTTTCTCTCGCGCACTCGCCGTTCGAGAGCGTACCCGTCGAAGACCTGCTCGACGCCGCCCGAATTTATGCTCTGACCGCAACGCTGTTCTGTTCTCCATGA